In one Oligoflexus sp. genomic region, the following are encoded:
- a CDS encoding methyltransferase domain-containing protein, whose amino-acid sequence MGHDRNFDEIFDRFQSRIKTNKKGLVREALIREDLLEYVLKDEGRTLSVLDSGCGLGDMGLWLAKKGHQVLATDISAKMVEHTAAEARELGLEGRMTVKQMAAQDALASGQKFDLICIHAVMEWLHDPYALLPLISQSLNPGAYLSLTIYNKHRSVFNSLIKGDFKRILHGDDYAGSSNAMTPPNPIEPERVRDALIAQGLTIELHAGLRCFYDYFPNKAKDFHELDDLLTLERRYRKLSPYRDFARYVHFIARKD is encoded by the coding sequence ATGGGTCACGACCGTAATTTCGATGAAATCTTCGACCGTTTTCAATCCCGCATCAAAACCAATAAAAAAGGCCTCGTGCGTGAAGCGCTGATCCGTGAGGATCTTTTGGAATACGTTCTGAAAGACGAGGGGCGGACGCTTTCGGTGCTGGATAGCGGCTGCGGTCTGGGTGATATGGGGCTCTGGCTGGCGAAAAAAGGCCATCAGGTGCTGGCCACGGATATTTCAGCGAAGATGGTGGAGCATACCGCAGCCGAAGCGCGTGAACTCGGGCTTGAAGGCCGCATGACCGTAAAGCAGATGGCGGCCCAGGATGCGCTGGCATCCGGTCAAAAGTTTGATCTGATCTGTATCCATGCGGTTATGGAATGGCTGCATGATCCCTATGCGCTTCTGCCTTTGATTTCCCAGAGCCTGAATCCCGGCGCGTATCTTTCGCTGACCATTTACAATAAGCACCGCTCGGTGTTCAATAGCCTGATCAAAGGCGATTTCAAGCGTATTCTGCACGGCGACGATTACGCTGGCAGCAGCAACGCGATGACCCCACCGAATCCCATCGAGCCGGAACGCGTGCGCGATGCTTTGATCGCTCAGGGCTTGACTATCGAACTGCATGCGGGCCTGCGCTGCTTTTACGATTATTTCCCGAACAAGGCGAAAGACTTCCACGAGCTTGATGATCTTCTGACCCTGGAACGCCGCTACAGAAAACTCAGTCCCTATCGTGATTTTGCCCGCTACGTGCATTTTATTGCGCGCAAGGATTGA